In Cherax quadricarinatus isolate ZL_2023a chromosome 71, ASM3850222v1, whole genome shotgun sequence, one DNA window encodes the following:
- the LOC128700435 gene encoding uncharacterized protein isoform X2 produces MRQTSPTMAALSVLRITLLLTVYCLSSVSGTCPESDQIHCGTSDRCTRIRYICDGDNDCGDNTDEDSTLCEAWRNTDCERNQAKCTRSGRSDCVTISHYCTLTSPPCEGTVDQRLCQMLANGKIRPLREIQLHTTTPAPTEPAPTEPSIHVREENFAGQFLMKLNNTIRHPDCPWLYTKVGDQCLSIFFVGNMSWMEARTFCQTIGGDLFTITEDFKAFAVLLQHFMTHQMTADFWIGGRYINTTVGWTWINDAPLPLGSPYWAVRHEERCTTRRINYSILNTTAEANDGVCYNYVQAPKDPPVGHCSSLDYKYYYYIADDNCFIKKSPLCVLPGEHPKQAQ; encoded by the exons TGTCCGGCACGTGCCCTGAGAGCGACCAGATCCACTGTGGCACCAGCGACAGGTGCACCAGGATCAGGTACATCTGTGACGGCGACAACGACTGCGGCGACAACACTGACGAGGACAGTACCTTGTGTGAG GCTTGGAGGAACACAGACTGCGAGAGAAACCAAGCCAAGTGTACAAGAAGTGGACGGTCTGACTGtgtcaccatcagtcactactgTACACTCACCAGTCCTCCGTGTGAGGGCACTGTAGACCAGCGTCTCTGTCAG ATGCTGGCCAATGGCAAGATCCGACCTCTGAGAGAAATTCAGttacacactaccacacctgctccCACAG AACCAGCACCCACTGAACCATCCATTCACGTGAGGGAGGAGAACTTTGCGGGTCAGTTCCTAATGAAGCTGAACAACACCATCCGACATCCTGACTGCCCCTGGCTCTACACCAAGGTCGGCGACCAGTGCCTCTCCATCTTCTTCGTCGgtaac ATGAGCTGGATGGAGGCGAGGACCTTCTGTCAGACTATAGGAGGAGATTTGTTCACCATCACTGAAGATTTCAAGGCCTTTGCTGTCCTCCTTCAGCACTTCATGACTCACC AGATGACTGCAGACTTCTGGATAGGAGGAAGGTACATCAATACGACAGTAGGCTGGACCTGGATTAATGATGCACCGTTACCCTTGGGTTCACCTTACTGGGCTGTCAG ACACGAAGAGCGGTGCACCACACGCAGAATAAACTATTCTATCCTCAACACCACTGCGGAGGCCAATGACGGCGTATGTTACAACTATGTACAAGCACCCAAGGACCCCCCTGTGGGGCACTGCAGCTCACTCGACTACAAGTATTACTACTACATTGCTGATGACAACTGCTTTATCAAGAAGAGTCCCTTGTGTGTGCTGCCTGGCGAGCACCCCAAGCAAGCTCAGTAA
- the Mrm2 gene encoding rRNA methyltransferase 2, mitochondrial isoform X2, which translates to MSMQIPFNMMMSSSFWSILQTSYFSTSSVANKIVPKNLKGRKTSASDWLTRQLNDPYVKLAKFRQFRARSAFKLLEINEKHNILKPGQVVLECGAAPGAWTQVAVSGVNSLPQDINKPQGTVVAVDILAVHSLPGAVMLGGKDFTQQGTQQHILKVLQGKKIDVILSDMAPNATGTKDLDHEVIIELAYSALRFAIQHSALQATFLCKIWEGHRDRTFISDVEKFYKTVKVVKPPASRSDSSEKFILGKMFCGVGVK; encoded by the exons ATGTCAATGCAAATTCCATTCAACATGATGATGAGCTCAAGTTTCTGGAGCATTTTACAGACATCTTATTTTAGCACTTCGTCAGTCGCAAATAAGATTGTTCCGAAAAACTTAAAAGGTCGAAAGACAAGCGCCTCAGATTGGTTGACTAGACAGCTGAATGACCCCTATGTTAAGCTTGCCAAATTCAGGCAATTCAG AGCTCGAAGTGCTTTCAAGTTGTTAGAGATAAATGAGAAGCACAATATCTTAAAACCTGGACAAGTGGTGCTGGAGTGTGGAGCAGCCCCAGGTGCCTGGACTCAGGTAGCTGTCTCGGGAGTTAATAGCCTACCTCAAG ATATCAACAAACCCCAGGGaacagttgttgctgttgatatTTTAGCAGTTCACTCCTTGCCTGGGGCAGTGATGCTGGGAGGCAAGGACTTCACTCAACAAGGAACTCAGCAGCATATACTGAAGGTGCTGCAGGGTAAAAAG ATAGATGTCATTCTCTCTGATATGGCCCCTAATGCTACTGGCACTAAGGATCTCGATCATGAGGTCATTATCGAACTTGCATATTCTGCTCTAAGATTTGCCATTCAGCACTCTGCTTTACAGGCGACTTTCCTTTGTAAG ATATGGGAAGGCCACAGAGACAGAACATTCATCAGCGATGTGGAAAAATTCTACAAGACTGTGAAAGTTGTGAAGCCACCAGCCAGCAGGAGCGATTCTtcagaaaaatttattttagggaAAATGTTTTGTGGTGTAGGTGTAAAATGA
- the Mrm2 gene encoding rRNA methyltransferase 2, mitochondrial isoform X1: protein MCIMYNNVTLMSMQIPFNMMMSSSFWSILQTSYFSTSSVANKIVPKNLKGRKTSASDWLTRQLNDPYVKLAKFRQFRARSAFKLLEINEKHNILKPGQVVLECGAAPGAWTQVAVSGVNSLPQDINKPQGTVVAVDILAVHSLPGAVMLGGKDFTQQGTQQHILKVLQGKKIDVILSDMAPNATGTKDLDHEVIIELAYSALRFAIQHSALQATFLCKIWEGHRDRTFISDVEKFYKTVKVVKPPASRSDSSEKFILGKMFCGVGVK from the exons atgtgtataatgtataataat gTGACACTAATGTCAATGCAAATTCCATTCAACATGATGATGAGCTCAAGTTTCTGGAGCATTTTACAGACATCTTATTTTAGCACTTCGTCAGTCGCAAATAAGATTGTTCCGAAAAACTTAAAAGGTCGAAAGACAAGCGCCTCAGATTGGTTGACTAGACAGCTGAATGACCCCTATGTTAAGCTTGCCAAATTCAGGCAATTCAG AGCTCGAAGTGCTTTCAAGTTGTTAGAGATAAATGAGAAGCACAATATCTTAAAACCTGGACAAGTGGTGCTGGAGTGTGGAGCAGCCCCAGGTGCCTGGACTCAGGTAGCTGTCTCGGGAGTTAATAGCCTACCTCAAG ATATCAACAAACCCCAGGGaacagttgttgctgttgatatTTTAGCAGTTCACTCCTTGCCTGGGGCAGTGATGCTGGGAGGCAAGGACTTCACTCAACAAGGAACTCAGCAGCATATACTGAAGGTGCTGCAGGGTAAAAAG ATAGATGTCATTCTCTCTGATATGGCCCCTAATGCTACTGGCACTAAGGATCTCGATCATGAGGTCATTATCGAACTTGCATATTCTGCTCTAAGATTTGCCATTCAGCACTCTGCTTTACAGGCGACTTTCCTTTGTAAG ATATGGGAAGGCCACAGAGACAGAACATTCATCAGCGATGTGGAAAAATTCTACAAGACTGTGAAAGTTGTGAAGCCACCAGCCAGCAGGAGCGATTCTtcagaaaaatttattttagggaAAATGTTTTGTGGTGTAGGTGTAAAATGA